From Parambassis ranga chromosome 9, fParRan2.1, whole genome shotgun sequence, the proteins below share one genomic window:
- the pgm5 gene encoding phosphoglucomutase-like protein 5 yields the protein METSPIPVVTVQTAPFEDQRPGTNGLRRKTAVFEGRKNYLQNYIQSLLSSIDLRDRQGCTMVVGSDGRYFSRAATEVIVQMAAANGIGRLVIGHNGLLSTPAVSCIIRKIKAIGGIILTASHNPGGPGGDFGIKFNVANGGPSPDTVMERIYQVSRTLEEYAICPDLRIDLSRLGRQEFDLENKFKPFRVEIVDSVEVYLQLLRNIFDFTAIKSLLTGPDQLKIHIDAMNGVMGPYVRRILCDELGAPANSAVSCVPMEDFGGRPPEPNLTYATSVVDAMKGGDFGFGAAFDADGDRYMILGQNGFFVNPSDSVAIMAANLSTIPYFRQHGVRGFARSMATSAALDRVAKAMKLALYETPTGWRYFGNLMDSGRCSLCGEESFGTGSDHIREKDGLWSVLMWLSIMAARKQSVEQIVREHWARFGRNYFCRFDYEGLDPRAAFYLMKDLEGVITDKAFTSQKFAVGDHMYSVEKADNFEYIDPVDGTVARNQGLRIVFSDASRLVFRMSGSGGGMGATIRIYAESFERDPERHNRETQVVLGPLIAIALKISNIHERTGRRGPNVIT from the exons atggagacgaGCCCCATCCCGGTGGTGACGGTCCAAACCGCTCCGTTTGAAGACCAGAGGCCCGGTACCAATGGGCTACGGAGGAAGACTGCTGTTTTCGAGGGGAGGAAGAACTACTTGCAGAACTACATCCAGAGCCTGTTGTCCTCCATAGACCTGCGGGACCGACAGGGGTGCACCATGGTGGTGGGCAGCGACGGCCGCTACTTCAGCCGAGCTGCCACAGAGGTGATCGTGCAGATGGCAGCTGCCAACGGG aTTGGTCGTCTTGTTATCGGCCACAATGGCCTCCTGTCCACCCCTGCCGTTTCCTGCATCATCAGAAAGATCAAGGCCATTGGCGGCATTATCCTCACTGCCAGTCACAACCCCGGAGGCCCCGGTGGAGACTTTGGAATCAAGTTTAACGTGGCAAATGGAG GCCCATCTCCAGACACTGTGATGGAAAGGATCTACCAGGTGAGCCGGACACTCGAAGAGTACGCCATCTGTCCTGATCTCCGCATTGACCTCTCCAGGCTGGGAAGACAAGAGTTTGATCTTGAGAACAAGTTCAAGCCTTTCAGAG TGGAGATTGTAGACTCAGTCGAAGTGTATCTGCAGCTGCTGCGAAACATCTTTGACTTCACTGCTATTAAAAGTCTTCTCACGGGACCAGATCAGCTGAAGATACACATAGATGCCATGAATGGAG TGATGGGCCCCTATGTACGTAGGATCCTTTGTGATGAGTTGGGTGCTCCTGCTaactctgctgtcagctgtgtcCCAATGGAGGACTTTGGTGGTCGACCTCCTGAGCCCAACCTGACCTACGCCACCTCTGTGGTGGATGCTATGAAAGGAGGCGACTTTGGATTTGGAGCTGCGTTTGATGCAGATGGG GACCGCTACATGATCCTCGGACAAAATGGCTTCTTTGTGAACCCGTCAGACTCGGTGGCCATCATGGCTGCTAACCTCTCCACCATCCCCTACTTCAGACAGCATGGTGTCAGAGGCTTTGCAAGGAGTATGGCCACCAGCGCCGCCCTTGACAG GGTTGCCAAAGCCATGAAACTGGCACTATATGAGACTCCCACAGGCTGGAGATACTTTGGGAACCTGATGGATTCTGGGCGTTGTTCCCTCTGCGGGGAGGAGAGCTTTGGGACAG GTTCAGACCATATTCGTGAGAAAGATGGATTGTGGTCGGTGTTAATGTGGCTGTCCATCATGGCAGCCAGGAAACAAAGTGTGGAGCAGATTGTCAGAGAGCACTGGGCCAGGTTTGGACGCAACTACTTCTGCAG GTTTGACTATGAAGGCCTGGACCCTCGTGCGGCCTTTTACCTAATGAAGGATCTGGAGGGAGTGATCACAGACAAAGCATTCACCAGCCAGAAGTTTGCCGTAGGGGACCACATGTACAGCGTGGAGAAGGCCGACAACTTCGAGTACATCGACCCTGTGGATGGAACAGTGGCTCGAAACCAG GGTTTGAGGATCGTCTTCAGTGATGCATCCCGCCTGGTGTTTCGGATGAGTGGGAGCGGTGGAGGGATGGGCGCCACCATCCGCATTTATGCAGAGAGCTTTGAGAGagacccagagagacacaacagagagaCCCAG GTGGTGCTGGGCCCTCTCATTGCCATCGCCCTGAAGATCTCCAACATTCACGAGAGGACAGGACGCCGTGGCCCTAATGTCATCACATGA
- the foxd5 gene encoding forkhead box protein D5 has translation MTLSSEFEASQHAGLHLEEDEIDIVGEDEPIHGRIFRKESSTDPGSSAESGAEFDSSEPESSGESENSFCADVPRKAQGSSVKPPYSYIALITMAILQSPLKKLTLSGICDFISNKFPYYKDKFPAWQNSIRHNLSLNDCFIKIPREPGNPGKGNYWSLDPASEDMFDNGSFLRRRKRFKRNQPEFSKDGLMFYSSVNCYRPYGQPYSIQSQINHTQAAPLRYMPLQEGITVPPTSYHLLPQTLSSHSSKCSGPKDFRPQLCASEAAEPKKCSFSIDSIMSRPSPVSQQNLNLQHSSHSALGYGHLMSAPTACLVPTLLQPSRTPFCPPPMLSTAPLINEHLRLSYPRC, from the coding sequence ATGACTCTCTCCAGTGAATTCGAAGCTTCACAACACGCTGGATTGCATTTAGAAGAAGACGAGATTGACATAGTAGGCGAGGATGAGCCTATCCACGGGCGCATTTTCCGAAAGGAGTCTTCTACTGACCCCGGCTCCTCGGCAGAATCTGGTGCAGAATTTGACTCTTCAGAACCAGAATCATCAGGGGAAAGCGAGAACAGTTTCTGCGCAGACGTACCGAGGAAAGCTCAGGGCAGCTCGGTTAAGCCTCCTTACTCCTACATTGCCCTGATCACCATGGCCATTCTGCAGAGCCCGCTGAAAAAGCTGACGCTGAGTGGCATATGTGACTTCATCAGCAACAAGTTCCCCTACTACAAAGACAAGTTCCCCGCATGGCAGAACTCTATCAGGCACAACCTCTCCCTCAACGACTGTTTCATCAAGATCCCGAGGGAGCCAGGAAACCCGGGCAAAGGCAACTACTGGTCCCTGGACCCAGCTTCAGAGGACATGTTTGACAACGGCAGCTTCCTCCGCAGAAGGAAGCGGTTCAAGAGAAACCAGCCTGAGTTCAGCAAAGACGGACTTATGTTTTATTCTAGCGTGAACTGCTACCGGCCGTACGGGCAACCATACAGCATACAGAGCCAGATAAaccacacacaggctgctcctcttcGGTACATGCCTCTGCAGGAGGGCATCACGGTGCCTCCGACTTCTTACCACCTTCTACCACAGACTCTAAGTAGCCACAGCAGCAAGTGCAGCGGGCCAAAAGACTTCAGACCACAGCTGTGCGCCTCTGAAGCAGCAGAGCCAAAGAAGTGTTCCTTCAGCATTGACAGCATCATGAGCAGACCCTCTCCTGTCAGTCAGCAGAACCTGAACCTACAGCACAGCTCCCACAGCGCTCTCGGATACGGTCATCTCATGTCGGCCCCCACTGCCTGTTTGGTACCGACACTCCTGCAGCCTTCCAGGACTCCATTCTGCCCCCCTCCCATGCTGAGCACCGCTCCTTTGATAAACGAGCACCTCAGACTCTCTTATCCTCGATGCTAA
- the cbwd gene encoding zinc-regulated GTPase metalloprotein activator 1 yields MEEEDDCPELVPIDTQPGPPAAQIPVTIITGYLGSGKTTLLNYILTEQHNKRIAVILNEFGEGSALEKSLAVSQAGELYEEWLELRNGCLCCSVKDNGLKAIENLMEKKGKFDYILLETTGLADPGAVASMFWVDAELGSDIYLDGIVTVIDAKYGLQQLTEEKADGLINEAARQLAVADLIIVNKTDLVNEEELTQVRDTVRTINGLVKILETQRSRVDLSEVLDLHSFDCKDGVNLAEKLQLVKPTRPHLDKSILTVTFEVPGDLSEDALNAFIQNLLWEKMFNNKAGQPMTVIRLKGIVSFAGKDHQVMLQGVHELYELNETPQLWEENPHINRLVFIGRNLDKDILQEQFMSVVQGTEKN; encoded by the exons atggaggaggaagatgactGCCCCGAGTTGGTGCCCATTGACACTCAGcctggtcctcctgcggcacAGATACCAGTGACCATCATTACAGGCTACCTGG GCTCGGGGAAGACTACACTCCTGAACTATATCTTGACAGAACAGCATAACAAGCGGATTGCTGTCATCCTCAATGAATTTGGAGAAG gCAGTGCCCTTGAGAAGTCCCTCGCAGTGAGCCAGGCAGGAGAGCTGTATGAGGAGTGGCTGGAACTCAGGAatggctgcctctgctgctcggTCAA GGACAATGGCCTTAAGGCCATTGAAAACCTGATGGAGAAGAAAGGAAAGTTTGACTACATCTTGTTAGAAACCACAGGACTCGCTGATCCAG GAGCTGTAGCCTCCATGTTCTGGGTTGATGCAGAGCTTGGCAGTGACATCTATTTGGATG GCATCGTTACTGTCATTGATGCCAAGTACGGACTACAG CAACtaacagaagaaaaagcagaTGGGCTTATCAATGAGGCAGCCAG acagcTAGCTGTCGCCGATCTGATCATTGTCAATAAGACAGACCTTGTGAACGAGGAGGAACTAACTCAAGTCAGAGACACTGTCAG gACAATAAATGGTCTTGTCAAGATTTTAGAAACCCAGAGATCgag AGTGGATCTTTCTGAAGTGCTGGATCTGCATTCCTTTGACTGTAAAGATGGAGTAAA TCTGGCGGAGAAGCTCCAACTTGTGAAACCTACCAGACCACATCTGGACAAG AGTATTTTAACTGTGACATTCGAAGTGCCTGGAGATCTTTCTGAGGACGCTTTGAATGCCTTCATCCAG AATCTCCTTTGGGAAAAGATGTTCAATAACAAAGCAGGGCAACCCATGACTGTCATCCGGTTAAAG GGCATAGTATCATTTGCAGGTAAAGACCACCAAGTGATGCTGCAGGGGGTCCATGAGCTGTACGAGCTGAATGAGACTCCACAGCTTTGGGAGGAGAACCCACACATCAACCGGCTGGTTTTTATAG GTAGGAACCTGGACAAAGACATTTTGCAGGAACAGTTTATGTCTGTGGTGCAGGGCACAGAGAAGAACTAG